The Rhizobium sp. BT03 genome has a window encoding:
- a CDS encoding ABC transporter ATP-binding protein translates to MNIRFSRARKSSRRHNAFLKLFLHDPAVDHGRRWSRMRKFLSYYRPHLPLLLADLLCAILVAGTALALPLCANIVTSRLLALPDAPEAFAQILGMGGVMLAVLVVQIAAIFFVDYRGHVMGARIEATVRQELFEHCQKLSFSFYDRQRTGQLMSRITNDSLWLGELFHHGPEDLSIAVLKYGGAMLVLFFIDPPLAGVILLLTPIAVIYALYFNRRMNRALEASKHQIAAVNERVEDALAGIRVVQSFANEALERERFAEQNRRFLQSRADGYRSEAWFSVGTETFAQLVTILVIVVGGLRILAAELTVPDMLTFLLCVAVLVDPVQRLTNFVRLWQEGYTGFIRAMEILEIDPDITDRPAARPMPTPRGEISFSDVAFGYEADGPRVLERLSLTIAPGEFVALVGPSGVGKSTLCALIPRFYDIGAGAIRIDGTDIRDVTLASLRRHVGVVQQDVYLFAGTVAENLRYGRPDASDVELEAAARAANAHDFIMALPQGYDTDIGQRGVKLSGGQRQRITIARAFLKDPEILIFDEATSALDNESERAVQQALLSLANGRTTLVIAHRLSTVRHADRILVLTADGIVEQGTHEDLMAQGGVYANLHSVQASI, encoded by the coding sequence ATGAATATTCGGTTCTCCCGCGCGAGGAAAAGCTCGCGACGCCATAACGCCTTCCTGAAATTATTCCTGCACGATCCCGCCGTCGACCACGGCCGACGCTGGTCGCGCATGCGAAAATTTCTCTCCTATTATCGCCCGCATCTGCCCTTGCTGCTGGCGGATCTGCTATGCGCCATCCTCGTCGCCGGCACGGCGCTCGCGCTGCCGCTCTGCGCCAATATCGTCACCAGCCGCCTTCTGGCTCTGCCCGACGCCCCTGAGGCCTTTGCCCAGATCCTCGGGATGGGCGGCGTCATGCTGGCCGTCCTAGTGGTCCAGATCGCCGCCATCTTCTTCGTCGACTATCGCGGCCACGTCATGGGCGCCCGCATCGAGGCGACGGTCCGGCAGGAACTGTTCGAGCACTGCCAGAAACTCTCGTTCAGCTTCTACGACCGCCAGCGCACCGGCCAGCTGATGAGCCGCATCACCAATGATTCCTTGTGGCTGGGGGAGCTCTTCCATCATGGCCCCGAGGATCTTTCCATCGCCGTGCTGAAATATGGCGGCGCCATGCTGGTGCTGTTCTTCATCGATCCGCCGCTGGCCGGCGTCATTCTGCTGCTGACGCCGATCGCGGTGATCTATGCGCTCTATTTCAACCGGCGCATGAACCGCGCGCTGGAAGCCAGCAAGCACCAGATCGCCGCGGTCAACGAGCGCGTCGAGGATGCGCTGGCCGGCATCCGCGTCGTCCAGTCCTTCGCCAACGAGGCGCTGGAAAGGGAGCGCTTCGCCGAGCAGAACCGGCGCTTCCTGCAAAGCCGCGCCGACGGCTACCGCAGCGAGGCCTGGTTTTCGGTCGGCACCGAAACCTTCGCACAGCTCGTCACCATATTGGTGATCGTCGTCGGGGGCCTACGCATCCTGGCGGCGGAACTCACCGTCCCGGATATGCTGACCTTCCTGCTCTGCGTTGCCGTGCTCGTCGATCCCGTGCAACGGCTCACCAATTTCGTGCGTCTCTGGCAGGAGGGCTATACCGGCTTCATCAGGGCCATGGAAATCCTGGAGATCGACCCTGATATCACCGATCGCCCGGCCGCCAGGCCGATGCCGACGCCAAGGGGGGAGATCAGTTTCTCCGACGTCGCCTTCGGCTACGAGGCCGATGGCCCGCGCGTGCTGGAGCGGCTGTCCCTCACCATCGCGCCCGGCGAGTTCGTTGCCCTCGTCGGTCCTTCAGGGGTCGGCAAGAGCACGCTTTGTGCGCTCATACCGCGCTTCTACGATATCGGGGCCGGGGCGATCCGCATCGACGGCACCGATATAAGAGACGTGACGCTGGCCTCGCTCCGGCGCCATGTCGGGGTTGTGCAGCAGGATGTCTATCTCTTTGCCGGCACCGTGGCGGAGAACCTGCGCTATGGCAGGCCCGACGCCAGCGATGTGGAGCTGGAAGCAGCGGCCCGCGCTGCCAATGCGCACGATTTCATCATGGCCCTGCCCCAGGGTTATGACACCGATATCGGCCAACGCGGCGTCAAGCTCTCCGGCGGCCAGCGCCAGCGCATCACCATCGCCCGCGCCTTCCTCAAAGATCCGGAGATCCTGATCTTCGACGAGGCGACCAGCGCGCTCGACAACGAAAGCGAACGGGCGGTGCAGCAGGCGCTGCTCAGTCTCGCAAACGGCCGGACTACCCTGGTCATCGCCCATCGCCTGTCAACCGTCCGCCATGCCGACCGCATCCTGGTGCTGACGGCTGACGGGATCGTTGAACAGGGCACGCATGAGGATTTGATGGCGCAAGGCGGCGTTTACGCGAACCTGCATAGCGTCCAGGCCAGCATTTGA
- a CDS encoding GFA family protein, translated as MTERHTGGCLCGAVRYSIGAKPGPVVGCHCSQCRRQTGFYYAAVNVPRAALSVEDAGAIRWYRSSPEAQRGFCSNCGSALFWQGDQSPEVSVMAGSFDEPSGLAFGHHIYCADKGDFYEITDGLPQYDRFPV; from the coding sequence ATGACCGAACGGCATACAGGCGGCTGTCTTTGCGGCGCCGTGCGATATTCGATCGGGGCAAAGCCCGGACCCGTCGTCGGCTGCCATTGCTCGCAATGCCGCCGGCAGACAGGGTTTTATTATGCGGCGGTCAACGTGCCGCGCGCCGCTCTTTCGGTGGAAGATGCCGGCGCGATCCGCTGGTATCGGTCGAGCCCCGAAGCCCAGCGCGGCTTCTGCTCGAACTGCGGTTCGGCGCTGTTCTGGCAGGGCGACCAATCGCCGGAGGTTTCCGTCATGGCAGGAAGCTTCGACGAGCCCAGCGGCCTTGCCTTCGGCCATCACATTTATTGCGCCGACAAGGGTGATTTCTATGAGATCACGGATGGCCTGCCGCAATATGACAGGTTTCCCGTTTAG
- a CDS encoding DUF1003 domain-containing protein — MSNLSNFMHHHFDKPAEELGDIEKRVLAKAHARKVISTDINAALSAEASFGERVADGIARVGGSWSFILAFLAFLVVWTLINTIILATGAFDPYPFVFLNLILSMLAAIQAPIIMMSQNRQAERDRFEAAKDYEVNLKAELEVLSLHQKIDMRVLTELTALREDVARLSAELAARG; from the coding sequence ATGTCTAATCTTTCGAACTTCATGCACCATCATTTCGACAAGCCGGCCGAAGAACTCGGCGATATCGAAAAACGCGTGCTGGCGAAGGCGCACGCGCGCAAGGTCATCTCGACCGATATCAACGCCGCCCTTTCCGCCGAGGCCTCGTTCGGTGAGCGCGTCGCCGATGGAATCGCCCGCGTCGGCGGTTCCTGGTCGTTCATCCTCGCCTTCCTGGCCTTCCTTGTCGTCTGGACGCTGATTAACACCATCATCCTGGCGACTGGCGCTTTCGACCCCTACCCCTTTGTTTTCCTCAACCTGATCCTGTCGATGCTCGCCGCCATCCAGGCGCCGATCATCATGATGTCGCAGAACCGCCAGGCCGAACGCGACCGCTTCGAGGCCGCCAAGGACTACGAAGTCAATCTCAAGGCCGAGCTCGAGGTGCTCTCCCTGCACCAGAAGATCGACATGCGCGTGCTGACCGAACTGACGGCGCTTCGCGAGGACGTCGCCCGCCTCAGCGCCGAGCTTGCCGCCAGGGGCTAA
- a CDS encoding NAD+ synthase, translating to MTQENALSDIFRIAIGQLNPTVGDVAGNLVKAREARADAAREGAHLLVLTELFISGYPPEDLVLKPAFIRACWKAVESLAADTADGGPGVLIGFPRQDETGRYNSVAVLDGGKVIAVRDKIDLPNYGEFDEKRVFNQGAMPGPVNFRGVRIGIPICEDIWGDLGVCETLAESGAEILLSPNGSPYYRGKVDIRHQVVLKQVIETGLPLVYAAQLGGQDELVFDGASFAFNADRSLAFQMSQFETALAVTTWKRGGAGWHCAEGPMAHIPEGEEADYRACLLGFRDYVNKNGFKTVVLGLSGGIDSAICTAIAVDALGEERVRTVMLPYRYTSEDSLKDAADCAKALGCRYDIVPIEQPVTGFSSALSDLFAGTDSGITEENLQSRARGVILMAISNKFGSMVVTTGNKSEMSVGYATLYGDMNGGFNPIKDLYKMQVYALARWRNENVPPGALGPSGEVIPRNIIDKAPSAELRPDQKDQDSLPPYPVLDDILECLVEKEMAVEEIVARGHDVATVHRVEHLLYLAEYKRRQSAPGVKITKKNFGRDRRYPITNRFRDRD from the coding sequence ATGACACAGGAAAACGCTCTTTCTGATATCTTCCGCATCGCCATCGGGCAGCTCAATCCGACAGTCGGCGATGTCGCCGGCAATCTCGTCAAGGCACGCGAAGCGCGCGCCGATGCGGCTCGCGAAGGCGCGCATCTGCTCGTCCTGACCGAGCTTTTCATTTCCGGCTATCCGCCTGAGGACCTGGTGCTGAAGCCGGCCTTCATCCGGGCCTGCTGGAAAGCGGTCGAGAGCCTGGCGGCCGATACCGCCGATGGCGGGCCGGGCGTTCTCATCGGTTTTCCCCGGCAGGACGAGACGGGACGTTATAATTCCGTCGCCGTGCTCGACGGCGGCAAGGTGATCGCGGTGCGCGACAAGATCGATCTGCCGAACTACGGCGAGTTCGACGAAAAGCGCGTCTTCAACCAGGGCGCCATGCCGGGGCCGGTGAATTTCCGCGGCGTGCGCATCGGCATTCCGATCTGCGAAGATATCTGGGGCGATCTCGGCGTCTGCGAGACGCTGGCCGAAAGCGGAGCCGAAATTCTGCTGTCGCCGAACGGTTCGCCCTATTATCGCGGCAAGGTCGATATCCGCCATCAGGTTGTGCTGAAGCAGGTGATCGAGACCGGCCTGCCGCTGGTCTACGCCGCCCAGCTCGGCGGCCAGGACGAACTGGTGTTCGACGGCGCGAGTTTCGCCTTCAACGCCGACAGGTCGCTGGCCTTCCAGATGAGCCAGTTCGAGACGGCGCTGGCGGTGACGACATGGAAGCGCGGTGGGGCCGGCTGGCACTGCGCCGAAGGGCCGATGGCACATATTCCTGAAGGCGAGGAGGCCGACTACCGCGCCTGCCTGCTCGGCTTCCGCGACTACGTCAATAAGAACGGCTTCAAGACGGTGGTGCTCGGCCTTTCCGGCGGCATCGACTCGGCGATCTGCACGGCAATCGCCGTCGATGCGCTGGGCGAGGAGCGGGTGCGCACCGTCATGCTGCCCTACCGCTACACATCGGAAGATTCGCTGAAGGACGCGGCCGATTGCGCCAAGGCGCTCGGCTGCCGTTACGATATCGTGCCGATCGAGCAACCGGTGACGGGCTTCAGCAGTGCGCTGTCCGATCTCTTCGCGGGCACGGATAGCGGCATCACCGAGGAAAACCTGCAGAGCCGGGCGCGCGGCGTCATCCTGATGGCGATCTCCAACAAGTTCGGCTCGATGGTGGTGACGACCGGCAACAAGTCGGAAATGTCGGTCGGCTACGCCACGCTTTATGGCGACATGAACGGCGGCTTCAATCCGATCAAGGACCTCTACAAGATGCAGGTCTATGCGCTGGCCCGCTGGCGCAACGAGAATGTGCCGCCGGGTGCGCTGGGGCCGTCGGGCGAGGTAATCCCGAGAAATATCATCGACAAGGCGCCGTCGGCCGAACTGCGTCCCGACCAGAAGGATCAGGATTCGCTGCCGCCCTATCCTGTTCTCGACGATATTCTCGAATGCCTGGTGGAGAAGGAGATGGCGGTCGAAGAGATCGTCGCACGCGGCCATGACGTGGCAACCGTCCATCGCGTCGAGCACCTGCTCTATCTCGCCGAATACAAGCGCCGGCAATCGGCGCCGGGCGTGAAGATCACCAAGAAGAATTTCGGCCGCGACCGGCGCTATCCCATCACCAACCGTTTCCGGGATCGGGACTGA
- a CDS encoding 3-deoxy-7-phosphoheptulonate synthase — MPDTIDDLRILEITPLTKPADIIAEIPRTVAVSETVTSNRHAIHKILEGEDDRLIVVIGPCSIHDPAAACEYAERLAEQRQRFSGDLEIVMRVYFEKPRTTVGWKGLMNDPHLDGSYRIEEGLRIARRLLLDVNAMGLPAGVEFLETITPQYITDLVSWGAIGARTTESQIHRQLASGLSCPIGFKNGTDGGVRVALDAILAASQPHHFPAVTKDGQAAIASTRGNEDCHIILRGGKQPNYEATDVEAVVGEAVKLGVPPRILIDASHANSSKDPMNQPRVVKSVASQIAAGNRHIKGMMIESNLVAGRQDLVPGKPLVYGQSITDGCIDWDMSVAVLEDLAKSARERRKAAVAA; from the coding sequence GTGCCCGATACCATTGACGATCTCCGTATCCTCGAGATCACCCCGCTGACCAAACCCGCCGATATCATCGCGGAAATTCCCCGAACCGTTGCCGTCAGCGAGACGGTGACCAGCAACCGCCATGCGATTCACAAGATTCTCGAGGGAGAAGACGACCGCCTGATCGTCGTCATCGGCCCTTGCTCCATCCATGATCCTGCTGCGGCATGCGAATATGCCGAGCGGCTGGCGGAACAGCGGCAGCGCTTCTCCGGCGATCTCGAAATCGTCATGCGCGTCTATTTCGAAAAGCCCCGCACCACGGTCGGCTGGAAGGGCTTGATGAACGACCCGCATCTCGATGGCAGCTACCGCATCGAGGAAGGACTTCGGATTGCCAGGCGCCTGCTGCTCGACGTCAATGCGATGGGCCTGCCCGCCGGTGTCGAATTCCTCGAAACGATCACGCCGCAATACATTACCGATCTCGTCAGCTGGGGCGCGATCGGCGCGCGCACGACCGAAAGCCAGATCCATCGCCAGCTCGCCTCCGGCCTCTCCTGCCCGATCGGCTTCAAGAACGGCACCGACGGCGGCGTCCGCGTCGCGCTCGACGCTATCCTCGCCGCCTCGCAGCCGCATCACTTCCCCGCCGTCACCAAAGACGGACAGGCGGCCATCGCTTCGACGAGGGGCAATGAGGACTGCCACATCATCCTGCGCGGTGGCAAACAGCCGAACTATGAAGCGACCGATGTCGAAGCTGTGGTCGGCGAAGCCGTCAAGCTTGGCGTGCCCCCGCGCATCCTGATCGATGCCAGCCATGCCAACAGCAGCAAGGATCCGATGAACCAGCCGCGCGTCGTCAAATCCGTGGCCTCGCAGATCGCCGCCGGCAATCGCCACATCAAGGGCATGATGATCGAGAGCAACCTCGTCGCCGGCCGCCAGGATCTCGTCCCCGGCAAGCCGCTGGTCTACGGCCAGTCCATCACCGACGGCTGCATCGACTGGGACATGTCGGTAGCCGTACTGGAAGACTTGGCGAAATCCGCCCGCGAACGGCGCAAGGCAGCCGTCGCGGCCTGA
- a CDS encoding HAMP domain-containing methyl-accepting chemotaxis protein — protein MFHFLKTMPLTAKLAAIIVTVNLCGISAFATYTWMYETKALIDGAKANWSKDVEQFASLAAGGVKWGKANAVREAYSLYRDDPSLDLVQFAAFNAEPAAIDTWTRDGVDGLPSPADLAKRLSAKPEKTTIDDSGISAGVVTIIAPLPLDKSGKATGYVVTNWSVEKIAAEVKQKVLISLLTQFVITAMAVVAFLLAMRSLVGRPLRILSERISALQKGDLASPVTYRENGDEIGFLARALEVFRNEAIAKIEREQAAAEQSASFDAERARNASLTEEASNAQRLVMTALANELEKLAAGDFSIRLADLGPEFDKLRQDFNNMVEAVAAALTEIKIASVAVEGGSSELASSADQLAKRTEQQAAALEQTAAALDEVTTTVRTSSQRAEDAGKLVEETKRSAHVSATVVRDAIGAMDRIQTSSSQIGRIIGVIDEIAFQTNLLALNAGVEAARAGEAGKGFAVVAQEVRELAQRSANAAKEIKNLINVSGQEVAAGVGLVNETGDALLKIEEQINRISDSIASIVQSYREQATGLQEINGAINQMDHATQQNAAMVEETNAACQELRTQGRLLQDSAGRFTVGAAAASQPRAAQPVRQSRPEPRAFVQRHAGNAAVAAAPGAWEEF, from the coding sequence ATGTTCCATTTTTTAAAAACGATGCCCCTGACAGCCAAGCTGGCGGCGATTATCGTGACCGTCAACCTTTGCGGCATCTCCGCCTTTGCCACCTATACGTGGATGTACGAAACCAAGGCGTTGATCGATGGCGCCAAGGCGAACTGGTCCAAGGATGTGGAGCAGTTCGCCTCTCTGGCCGCCGGCGGCGTGAAATGGGGCAAGGCGAATGCCGTTCGCGAGGCCTATTCGCTGTACCGCGACGATCCCTCGCTTGACCTTGTTCAGTTTGCCGCCTTCAACGCCGAACCCGCGGCCATCGATACATGGACGCGCGACGGCGTTGACGGTTTGCCCTCGCCGGCCGATCTGGCGAAGCGCCTCAGTGCCAAGCCTGAGAAAACCACGATCGATGACAGCGGAATATCTGCCGGCGTTGTGACGATCATCGCGCCGCTTCCGCTGGATAAATCAGGCAAGGCGACCGGCTACGTCGTCACCAACTGGTCGGTCGAAAAAATCGCTGCCGAAGTCAAGCAGAAGGTGTTGATTTCGCTGCTGACCCAGTTTGTGATCACCGCCATGGCCGTTGTCGCTTTTCTTCTCGCCATGCGCAGCCTCGTCGGCCGCCCTCTCAGAATTCTCAGCGAGCGGATCAGCGCCTTGCAGAAAGGCGATCTGGCCTCCCCCGTCACCTACAGGGAAAATGGCGACGAAATCGGCTTTCTGGCGCGTGCCCTGGAAGTTTTCCGTAACGAGGCAATTGCCAAGATCGAAAGAGAGCAGGCCGCGGCCGAGCAGAGCGCCTCGTTCGACGCCGAACGGGCGCGTAACGCATCCCTGACGGAAGAGGCCAGCAACGCTCAGCGGCTGGTCATGACAGCGCTGGCAAATGAACTGGAAAAGCTCGCCGCCGGCGACTTTTCGATACGCCTGGCCGATCTCGGTCCCGAATTCGATAAACTGCGGCAGGATTTCAACAACATGGTCGAAGCAGTCGCGGCAGCGCTGACCGAGATCAAGATCGCTTCCGTTGCGGTTGAAGGCGGCTCAAGCGAGCTTGCTTCCTCCGCCGATCAGCTCGCCAAGCGTACCGAGCAACAGGCCGCGGCCTTGGAACAGACCGCCGCAGCACTGGATGAGGTGACCACCACGGTCAGAACATCGTCGCAGCGGGCCGAAGATGCCGGGAAGCTGGTCGAGGAAACGAAGCGCAGCGCCCATGTCTCGGCGACTGTGGTACGCGATGCGATCGGGGCGATGGACCGGATCCAGACATCATCGAGCCAGATCGGCCGCATTATCGGCGTCATCGATGAAATCGCTTTCCAGACGAACCTGCTGGCGTTGAACGCCGGCGTCGAGGCGGCGCGCGCCGGCGAAGCCGGCAAGGGTTTTGCGGTCGTCGCGCAGGAAGTGCGGGAACTCGCCCAGCGCTCCGCCAACGCGGCCAAGGAAATCAAGAACCTGATCAACGTCTCCGGCCAGGAAGTGGCGGCCGGCGTCGGGCTGGTCAACGAAACCGGCGATGCCCTTTTGAAGATCGAGGAGCAGATCAACCGCATCAGCGACAGCATCGCTTCCATCGTCCAATCCTATCGCGAACAGGCCACGGGCCTGCAGGAAATCAACGGCGCCATCAACCAGATGGATCACGCGACACAGCAGAACGCGGCAATGGTCGAGGAGACCAACGCCGCCTGCCAGGAGCTGCGCACGCAGGGACGCCTTCTGCAGGATTCCGCCGGCCGGTTCACCGTCGGCGCCGCTGCCGCCAGTCAGCCCAGAGCCGCTCAACCCGTTCGTCAATCTCGCCCTGAACCCAGAGCCTTCGTGCAGCGGCACGCCGGAAATGCCGCCGTTGCCGCTGCTCCCGGTGCCTGGGAGGAGTTCTGA
- a CDS encoding MFS transporter: MAEQSIPAPRLPVPRLTPMILAVALFMEQMDSTVIATSLPAIAADIGTSPIALKLAVTSYLVALAIFIPISGWMSDRFGARNIFRMAIFVFMIGSVACAFSNSIAAFVVSRLIQGAGGSMMTPVSRLLLVRGTPRHELVDAMAWLTIPALIGPIMGPPIGGFLTTYLTWHWIFWINVPIGVAGIILVTRFLPAVEPRSPRPMDFPGFFLCGIGFSGFVFGLSVISLPAVPVVYGYVTVAIGILAGLFYLLHARRASYPLLDPKMFRYPMFRAAILGASNFRMGLGALPFLMPLMLQLGFGLTPLQSGSVTFVSALGSMGSKFAASRTFNTFGFRTVISITTLLAAIFLGINGFFTAATPLPLIMACLLIGGLFRSMAFSGVNAMAFGDVDDADSSQATAINAVAQRISMAMGVAIAGGILEISSSFHGGRLLVSDFHTAFFSVSAISALACITFLRLPRDAGAELTTRRLKHRQAEPEEALAENSP; this comes from the coding sequence ATGGCTGAACAATCCATACCAGCACCCCGGTTGCCCGTGCCCCGCCTCACGCCCATGATCCTCGCGGTCGCCCTGTTCATGGAACAGATGGATTCGACCGTGATTGCCACCAGCCTGCCGGCGATAGCAGCCGATATCGGCACCTCGCCGATCGCGCTGAAGCTTGCCGTCACCAGCTATCTCGTGGCACTGGCGATCTTCATCCCGATCAGCGGCTGGATGTCGGATCGTTTCGGCGCGCGCAACATCTTCCGCATGGCGATCTTCGTCTTCATGATCGGTTCGGTCGCCTGCGCCTTTTCCAATTCGATCGCAGCCTTCGTCGTCTCGCGGCTGATCCAGGGCGCCGGCGGCTCGATGATGACGCCGGTCAGCCGCCTGCTGTTGGTCCGGGGAACGCCGCGCCACGAACTCGTCGATGCCATGGCCTGGCTCACCATTCCGGCGCTGATCGGCCCGATCATGGGGCCGCCGATCGGCGGCTTCCTCACCACCTATCTCACCTGGCACTGGATCTTCTGGATCAATGTCCCGATCGGCGTCGCCGGCATCATCCTCGTCACGCGCTTCCTGCCGGCGGTCGAGCCGCGCAGCCCGCGGCCGATGGATTTTCCGGGTTTCTTCCTTTGCGGCATCGGCTTTTCCGGCTTCGTCTTCGGCCTCTCGGTCATCAGCCTTCCCGCCGTGCCCGTCGTCTACGGTTACGTCACCGTGGCAATTGGCATCCTTGCCGGCCTCTTCTATCTCCTGCATGCCCGCCGCGCGTCCTATCCGCTTCTCGATCCGAAAATGTTCCGCTACCCGATGTTCCGGGCGGCAATCCTCGGCGCCTCCAATTTCCGCATGGGGCTCGGCGCCCTGCCTTTTCTGATGCCGCTGATGCTGCAGCTCGGCTTCGGCCTGACGCCGCTGCAATCGGGCTCGGTGACCTTCGTCAGCGCGCTCGGCTCGATGGGGTCGAAATTTGCCGCTTCGCGCACCTTCAATACCTTCGGTTTCCGCACCGTCATATCGATCACCACCTTGCTGGCGGCGATCTTCCTCGGCATCAACGGGTTCTTCACCGCTGCAACGCCGCTGCCGCTGATCATGGCCTGCCTGCTGATCGGCGGCCTGTTCCGCTCCATGGCCTTTTCGGGCGTCAATGCCATGGCCTTCGGCGATGTCGACGATGCCGACAGCAGCCAGGCGACCGCAATCAATGCCGTCGCCCAGCGTATCTCCATGGCGATGGGTGTGGCGATCGCCGGCGGCATCCTCGAAATTTCGAGCAGTTTCCATGGCGGCAGGCTGCTGGTCTCGGATTTTCACACTGCCTTCTTCAGCGTCTCGGCAATCTCGGCGCTCGCCTGCATCACCTTCCTGCGCCTGCCGCGCGATGCCGGCGCGGAACTGACGACACGCCGCCTTAAGCACCGCCAGGCCGAGCCCGAAGAGGCCTTGGCGGAAAACAGCCCTTGA
- the bluB gene encoding 5,6-dimethylbenzimidazole synthase translates to MRPFDEDALSVASGFSSAEREAVYHAIMTRRDVRSQFLPDPLPDDVVARLLTAAHHAPSVGFMQPWNFILVKSPTVRARVRDAFSKANEEAASMFEGERRQAYRSLKLEGIIEAPLGICVTCDPTRSGSVVLGRTHNPRMDSYSTVCAIQNLWLAARAEGVGIGWVSIFREGELKSILGIPEHIEVVAWLCAGFVDRLYDEPELSVKGWRQRLPLDELVFHDGWGQSEP, encoded by the coding sequence ATGCGACCCTTTGATGAGGATGCCCTGTCAGTGGCGTCCGGTTTTTCCTCGGCCGAACGCGAGGCCGTCTATCATGCGATCATGACGCGGCGCGACGTTCGCAGCCAGTTCCTGCCCGATCCCTTGCCCGACGATGTGGTGGCGCGGCTGCTGACGGCCGCCCATCACGCACCCTCCGTCGGCTTCATGCAGCCGTGGAATTTCATTCTGGTGAAAAGCCCAACGGTGCGTGCGCGCGTCCGGGATGCCTTCTCGAAGGCCAACGAGGAGGCCGCATCGATGTTCGAGGGCGAGCGGCGCCAGGCCTACCGCTCCCTCAAGCTCGAAGGCATCATCGAGGCGCCGCTCGGCATCTGCGTGACCTGCGATCCCACCCGCAGCGGCAGCGTCGTGCTGGGGCGCACGCATAATCCGCGGATGGATAGCTATTCCACGGTCTGCGCCATCCAGAATCTCTGGCTGGCGGCCCGCGCCGAAGGGGTCGGCATCGGCTGGGTCAGTATTTTTCGCGAGGGCGAGCTAAAGAGCATTCTCGGCATACCCGAGCATATCGAGGTGGTGGCCTGGCTCTGCGCCGGCTTCGTCGACCGGCTCTATGACGAGCCGGAACTTTCGGTCAAAGGCTGGCGGCAGCGGCTGCCGCTCGATGAACTCGTCTTTCACGACGGCTGGGGGCAGAGCGAGCCGTAG
- a CDS encoding DUF2865 domain-containing protein, protein MKRRNLSLALLLAFAAPAAAQTSAICEDLRGRLADLPRSIGNGNGPEARQYASAMAEQNLELRKVRNDLRSYGCTSGSMVVIGGENADYCAELSQAEGRMIDNMAYLQDRRNELTGRNGADGDRRELMAALDSNGCNSENFYAPSDRSADEPAPSVEEQAMRSDTFIPLGGGEEADPRYGLPRAEMLSPVSTMCVRSCDGGFFPISSNATSVDFGRDAETCAKMCPGIETELFYREVTSTEASNMISVATGTPYSAMKNAFAYKNRAPGEKNACACNLTAYYDEMRGKQAVSQPPQQGSITTIRTNPPVKAAATSAAPQPSVPERPYDPTQNKVRQVGPQFLAGDQGSIDLANPAAPGPQPQQQ, encoded by the coding sequence GTGAAACGCCGAAACCTGTCTCTCGCCCTTCTCCTCGCCTTCGCAGCGCCCGCAGCCGCGCAGACCAGTGCCATCTGCGAGGACCTGCGCGGCCGTCTCGCCGACCTGCCGCGATCGATCGGCAATGGCAACGGCCCGGAAGCGCGCCAATATGCCAGCGCCATGGCCGAGCAGAACCTCGAGCTGCGCAAGGTTCGCAACGACCTGCGCAGTTACGGCTGCACCTCGGGCAGCATGGTGGTGATCGGCGGCGAGAATGCCGATTATTGCGCCGAGCTCTCGCAGGCCGAAGGCCGGATGATCGACAATATGGCTTATCTCCAGGACCGCCGCAACGAGCTGACCGGCCGGAACGGCGCCGATGGCGACCGCCGCGAACTGATGGCCGCGCTCGACAGCAACGGCTGCAACAGCGAGAATTTCTATGCGCCGAGCGATCGCAGCGCCGACGAGCCTGCCCCGAGCGTCGAGGAGCAGGCAATGCGTTCCGATACCTTCATTCCGCTCGGCGGCGGTGAGGAGGCCGATCCGCGCTACGGCCTGCCGCGGGCCGAGATGCTGTCGCCGGTCAGCACCATGTGCGTGCGCAGCTGCGATGGCGGTTTCTTCCCGATCAGCTCGAACGCCACCTCGGTCGATTTCGGCCGCGACGCTGAGACCTGTGCCAAGATGTGCCCCGGCATCGAGACCGAACTCTTCTATCGCGAGGTGACGAGCACGGAAGCCTCGAACATGATCTCGGTCGCAACCGGCACGCCCTACAGCGCCATGAAGAACGCCTTCGCCTACAAAAACCGCGCGCCCGGTGAAAAGAACGCCTGCGCCTGCAATCTCACCGCCTATTACGACGAGATGCGCGGCAAGCAGGCGGTAAGCCAACCGCCGCAGCAGGGCTCGATCACCACCATCCGCACCAATCCGCCAGTGAAGGCCGCCGCGACATCAGCCGCGCCGCAGCCATCGGTGCCGGAGCGCCCCTACGACCCCACGCAGAACAAGGTCCGCCAGGTCGGCCCGCAGTTTCTGGCCGGCGACCAGGGCTCGATCGATCTTGCCAATCCTGCCGCGCCTGGCCCGCAGCCGCAGCAGCAGTGA